The Paraburkholderia caffeinilytica genome segment CGACCAGGCGCTGTGGGACATCAAGGGCAAGCATCATGGCGTGCCGATTCACGCGCTGCTGGGCGGCCAGGTACGCGACAAGATCAAGGTGTACTCGTGGATCGGCGGCGATCGTCCGAGCGATGTCGCGAACAACGCACGCGCTGTGGTCGAACGCGGCTTCAAGGCGGTGAAGATGAACGGCTCGGAAGAGTTGCAGATCATCGACACCTTCGACAAGGTGCAAGGCGTCATCAACAACGTCGCCGCCGTGCGCGAGGCGGTCGGGCCGAACATCGGCATCGGCGTGGACTTCCACGGCCGCGTGCACAAGCCGATGGCGAAGGTGCTGGCCAAAGAACTCGACCCGTACAAGCTGCTCTTCATCGAAGAGCCGGTGCTGTCGGAAAACGCGGAAGCCTTGCGCGACATCGTCAACCAGACCAACACGCCGATCGCCCTGGGCGAACGTCTGTATTCGCGCTGGGACTTCAAGCACATCCTGGCGGGCGGCTACGTCGACATCATCCAGCCGGACGCGTCGCACGCGGGCGGGATCACCGAGTGCCGCAAGATCGCCTCGATGGCCGAGGCGTACGACGTCGCACTCGCGCTGCACTGCCCGCTCGGTCCGATCGCGCTGGCCACCTGCCTGCAGATCGACGCAGTGAGCTACAACGCGTTCATCCAGGAACAGAGCCTTGGCATTCACTACAACCAGGGCAACGACCTGCTCGATTACATCAAGAACCCTGAAGTGTTCAAGTATGAAGACGGCTTCGTGTCGATTCCGCAAGGCCCCGGCCTCGGCATCGAAGTCAACGAAGAGAAGGTGCGCGAGATGGCGAAGGTCGGCCACCGCTGGCGCAATCCGGTGTGGCGCCACGAGGATGGCAGCGTCGCGGAATGGTAAGCGCGTGACTGCTTGATGGAGCGCCGCCTGCGGGCGGCGTTTTGTTTTGAACGGCCCACGGCCATCGTCAGAAAAACTCGTCTGAAGGTCAAGGTCCCGAGTGTGGGCGCCGCCAGCCATGAAGAAGGCTTAGCCCAAGCTCACCG includes the following:
- the dgoD gene encoding galactonate dehydratase, whose protein sequence is MKITKLETFIVPPRWCFLKIETDEGIVGWGEPVVEGRAHTVAAAVEELADYLIGKDPLLIEDHWQVMYRAGFYRGGPISMSAIAGVDQALWDIKGKHHGVPIHALLGGQVRDKIKVYSWIGGDRPSDVANNARAVVERGFKAVKMNGSEELQIIDTFDKVQGVINNVAAVREAVGPNIGIGVDFHGRVHKPMAKVLAKELDPYKLLFIEEPVLSENAEALRDIVNQTNTPIALGERLYSRWDFKHILAGGYVDIIQPDASHAGGITECRKIASMAEAYDVALALHCPLGPIALATCLQIDAVSYNAFIQEQSLGIHYNQGNDLLDYIKNPEVFKYEDGFVSIPQGPGLGIEVNEEKVREMAKVGHRWRNPVWRHEDGSVAEW